A window of Candidatus Hydrogenedentota bacterium genomic DNA:
TTCGATGGCGGCTTGGCGCAGCTTGCGAATGCCGCGCAACACAGCGCGGCACGACGACGACGCGCTCGTGCCGGTGAGCGCGGCAATGACCATGTAGGTCCTGCCCTGGAAATAATGCAGCTCGATGCATTCCCGTTCGCGCGTTGTGAGAAGAAGCGCCATATGCCGCCGCACCCACTCCAGAAGTTCGGCTTTGCGGCGGCCCC
This region includes:
- a CDS encoding sigma-70 family RNA polymerase sigma factor: MHRKPFNPTKRYLAFMNPEAFKEMPAERGLWHEAAAEVRAGLRWGRRKAELLEWVRRHMALLLTTRERECIELHYFQGRTYMVIAALTGTSASSSCRAVLRGIRKLRQAAIEQGLVRTPDA